One segment of Sphingomonas telluris DNA contains the following:
- a CDS encoding Tll0287-like domain-containing protein produces the protein MGIRTKFNLLMLAIAAVGAGFFALAAEPLVRAVAQEEVLQSARIMMESAAGARKYTAEEITPLLKARMTHQFYPQAVSAYAAKQSTEVIRTGYPDYTYREAALNPTNPEDRATDWEADIINDFKAHREKTEIALQRSTPTGQFTVLARPIVTKPACMECHSSAAAAPASMVAIYGSENGFGWKASEVAGAQVVSVPHAASAIRAEHIRRLFVVPFAGFLLLLFVAVNLLLHFVVIRPIERISTRAEAVSMGDIDMPEIHITSSDEIGRLGASFTRMHRSVIEAFKMIDRD, from the coding sequence TTGGGAATTCGAACGAAGTTCAATCTCCTTATGCTTGCAATCGCGGCCGTAGGTGCCGGGTTTTTCGCCTTGGCCGCAGAGCCGCTGGTGCGTGCGGTCGCCCAGGAAGAAGTCCTCCAGAGCGCGAGGATCATGATGGAGAGCGCGGCAGGGGCGAGGAAATATACGGCCGAGGAGATCACCCCCTTGCTCAAGGCTCGGATGACCCATCAGTTCTATCCTCAGGCCGTCTCCGCCTACGCTGCCAAGCAGAGCACCGAGGTGATCAGGACAGGATATCCGGATTACACCTATCGCGAAGCGGCACTCAATCCGACCAACCCGGAAGACCGGGCGACGGACTGGGAAGCCGACATTATCAATGATTTCAAAGCGCATCGCGAGAAGACCGAAATTGCGCTGCAGCGCTCAACTCCGACCGGCCAATTCACGGTCCTCGCTCGTCCGATTGTAACCAAGCCCGCCTGCATGGAATGTCACAGCAGCGCCGCGGCCGCGCCAGCTTCGATGGTCGCGATCTATGGAAGCGAGAACGGTTTTGGATGGAAGGCCAGCGAAGTCGCCGGAGCCCAGGTGGTTTCCGTGCCTCACGCCGCGTCTGCCATCAGGGCCGAACACATTCGGCGGCTCTTCGTCGTGCCGTTCGCCGGTTTCCTCCTGCTCCTGTTCGTTGCGGTCAATCTGCTGCTCCATTTCGTCGTTATCCGGCCGATCGAACGCATTTCGACGAGGGCCGAGGCGGTCAGCATGGGTGACATCGACATGCCCGAAATCCACATCACCTCGTCAGACGAGATCGGGCGTCTCGGCGCCTCCTTTACCCGCATGCACCGCAGCGTGATCGAGGCCTTCAAGATGATTGACCGGGATTGA
- a CDS encoding DUF2092 domain-containing protein, with product MTHRIHGGLLPAAAMALTVASGLSSCSKPAEQNAAQANATEENAGAQEATEPAAPSNDQSTQNAKALLKKMSDYLAAQKAFSLSYDSVFEVVSDQHQKFQIATSGTVDMSRPDKIRATRKSGFTDTETVFDGKTLTIYGKGKNAYVQAEVPGTVDNLIDQLRDRFHRQLPGADLLGSNVYDTLMTDVTDVKDLGSGVVGGQECDHLAFRAKDTDWQIWIAQGANPYPCRYVITSKGVDQAPQFTMTIRDWKAGGAADFGFKPPAGATKLDAKDLETLKETSDLPENYKIGAAK from the coding sequence ATGACGCACCGTATCCACGGAGGCCTGCTTCCAGCAGCAGCCATGGCTTTGACCGTCGCGTCCGGCCTGTCGTCATGTTCAAAGCCAGCAGAGCAAAATGCTGCTCAGGCAAATGCGACCGAGGAAAATGCGGGCGCGCAGGAAGCGACTGAGCCGGCCGCCCCATCGAACGATCAAAGCACGCAGAATGCTAAAGCCCTTCTGAAGAAGATGTCAGACTATCTCGCGGCACAGAAGGCCTTCTCGCTGAGCTATGACTCGGTGTTCGAGGTCGTCTCGGACCAGCACCAGAAGTTCCAGATTGCGACGTCCGGAACAGTCGACATGAGCCGGCCGGACAAGATCCGGGCGACACGCAAGTCGGGCTTCACCGATACCGAGACGGTGTTCGACGGGAAGACGCTGACGATCTACGGCAAGGGCAAGAACGCCTATGTCCAGGCGGAAGTACCAGGGACGGTCGACAATCTGATCGACCAGTTGCGCGACAGATTCCATCGGCAACTGCCGGGAGCCGACCTGCTCGGTTCCAACGTGTACGACACACTGATGACCGACGTCACCGACGTGAAGGACCTCGGAAGCGGTGTGGTCGGCGGACAGGAATGCGATCACCTCGCCTTCCGCGCCAAGGACACCGACTGGCAGATCTGGATCGCACAGGGCGCAAATCCGTATCCCTGCCGTTACGTGATCACCAGCAAGGGGGTCGACCAGGCGCCCCAATTCACGATGACGATCCGTGATTGGAAGGCAGGAGGCGCCGCCGATTTCGGTTTCAAGCCGCCCGCGGGTGCGACGAAGCTGGACGCCAAGGATCTCGAAACGCTCAAGGAAACGAGCGACCTGCCGGAAAATTACAAGATTGGAGCAGCGAAATGA
- a CDS encoding DUF2147 domain-containing protein, whose product MRARTPSRDGQGAIRDFSKFTSLAVVAAFLAIAAPALSQKPGQDIVLRNPSNSVHVRIHPCGKSRCGTVVWANAKAKADSARGGTPHLVGTELFREFREVSPKVWKGKVFVPDLNKVLTGTGTVKDQNTVVARGCLFAGMGCKSQTWTRVR is encoded by the coding sequence ATGAGGGCCAGAACGCCGAGCCGAGACGGGCAAGGCGCGATAAGGGACTTCAGCAAGTTCACAAGTCTTGCCGTCGTTGCGGCATTTCTGGCGATCGCCGCCCCGGCGCTCTCGCAGAAGCCCGGTCAGGACATAGTTCTGCGGAATCCCTCGAATAGCGTCCACGTTCGCATCCACCCGTGCGGCAAGAGCCGCTGCGGCACGGTGGTGTGGGCAAATGCCAAGGCAAAGGCGGACTCGGCACGAGGCGGAACGCCTCACTTGGTAGGCACCGAGCTTTTCCGAGAGTTCCGTGAGGTGAGCCCAAAGGTCTGGAAAGGAAAGGTCTTCGTCCCCGATCTCAACAAGGTCTTGACCGGTACGGGCACGGTCAAGGACCAGAATACCGTAGTCGCACGCGGCTGCTTGTTCGCGGGCATGGGATGCAAGTCGCAGACCTGGACGCGAGTTCGTTAG
- a CDS encoding nuclear transport factor 2 family protein — MSRRHVPPSREFLEAKDITMNMTNWSRGAAAGTIALLLIIGAPARAADNPQVAAEIMALARAQWASEIAGEPMAQQNASLAEDYTEFNGDFPTLLVGKTMSTRMGEVAPNDKAMYSDMQNGRVQVYGDTAILTYNFAGLRRAADGKVAPSLAKSTRVYAKQGGRWMLVHANFAPLAAGH, encoded by the coding sequence TTGTCCCGCCGCCATGTACCCCCCTCGCGAGAGTTCCTCGAGGCGAAGGACATCACCATGAACATGACCAACTGGTCCCGCGGCGCCGCCGCGGGCACGATCGCATTGCTGCTGATCATCGGCGCGCCCGCACGGGCCGCCGACAATCCGCAGGTCGCCGCTGAGATCATGGCCTTGGCGCGGGCGCAGTGGGCTTCGGAAATCGCCGGCGAGCCCATGGCCCAACAGAACGCCTCGCTCGCCGAGGACTATACCGAGTTCAACGGCGACTTCCCGACGCTTCTAGTCGGCAAAACCATGTCCACGCGGATGGGCGAGGTCGCACCCAACGACAAGGCGATGTATTCCGACATGCAGAATGGGCGCGTGCAGGTCTATGGCGACACCGCCATCCTGACCTACAATTTCGCCGGGCTCCGTCGCGCTGCGGATGGCAAGGTCGCCCCGTCGCTTGCCAAGTCGACGCGAGTCTATGCGAAACAGGGCGGCCGATGGATGCTCGTCCATGCCAATTTCGCGCCGCTGGCAGCCGGGCACTAG
- a CDS encoding IS110 family transposase encodes MAKRLWAGLDVGVETTSICIVNEAGDVVHEAMCQTKLREVHRELAVLRRLRFARVSIEAGVGTALARGLRNLGYSVDIYETRQLSKFLRVRRNKTDAGDANGIAQAGRLGTTIVSKVHLKSLECQVLASRLTIRRHLIKTRVKAASLLCRQLEQFGGRVQGPGKGKDLRVKVEQQLKELFGKAANPVVERFRPLLSQCETLSAWQEEIDRDLYRLAHGNEHCCRLMQIPGVGPICALTFFAAVGEPDRFQNNAAVGCYLGLTPRLHQSGLTSRMGRISKMGNKAARSLLVQASIRFMRASRTDIELHAWASRIEQRRGRGRARIALARKLAVVMLAIWKSGQDYRPTLLEAA; translated from the coding sequence ATGGCGAAGAGGCTCTGGGCTGGCCTCGACGTAGGAGTCGAGACCACGAGCATATGCATCGTCAATGAAGCTGGCGACGTCGTGCATGAAGCGATGTGCCAGACCAAGCTGAGAGAGGTGCACCGGGAGCTGGCCGTCCTAAGGCGCCTTCGCTTCGCGAGGGTCAGTATCGAGGCGGGGGTCGGAACCGCCCTGGCCCGCGGGCTGCGAAATCTCGGCTATTCGGTGGACATTTATGAAACGCGGCAGCTGAGCAAGTTCCTGAGGGTTCGGCGAAACAAGACAGATGCTGGCGACGCCAACGGGATTGCCCAGGCCGGAAGACTGGGCACAACCATCGTATCGAAGGTTCATCTCAAGAGCCTCGAATGCCAAGTTCTGGCTTCGCGGCTTACTATCCGGCGGCATTTGATTAAAACTCGGGTGAAGGCTGCCAGCCTGCTTTGCCGGCAACTCGAACAGTTCGGTGGGAGGGTCCAAGGTCCCGGCAAGGGTAAAGACCTCAGGGTAAAGGTCGAGCAGCAATTGAAGGAACTGTTCGGCAAAGCCGCAAATCCCGTCGTCGAGCGGTTTCGACCACTACTTAGCCAATGCGAGACGCTTTCGGCATGGCAGGAGGAGATCGACCGGGATCTCTACCGGCTCGCTCACGGGAATGAGCATTGTTGCCGTCTGATGCAGATTCCCGGTGTCGGTCCGATTTGCGCCCTCACCTTTTTCGCCGCGGTGGGCGAACCGGATCGATTTCAGAACAACGCGGCGGTGGGCTGCTATCTCGGCCTGACCCCTCGATTGCATCAATCGGGACTGACGTCTCGAATGGGCCGGATCTCGAAAATGGGCAATAAGGCGGCACGCTCGCTTCTGGTTCAAGCGAGCATCCGCTTCATGCGGGCAAGTCGGACGGACATCGAGCTGCACGCCTGGGCTTCGCGCATCGAACAGCGGCGGGGACGAGGTCGGGCGCGGATCGCTCTTGCACGAAAACTTGCGGTCGTCATGCTCGCGATCTGGAAGAGCGGCCAAGATTATCGGCCAACGCTCCTCGAAGCCGCCTAG
- a CDS encoding IS110 family transposase translates to MAKRLWAGLDVGVETTSICVINDAGEVVHDAVCPTKVTDVHRELAGLRRLRFARVSLEAGVGTALARGLRNFGYSVDIYETRQLSKFLRVRQNKTDAGDANGIAQAGRLGTRIVSKVYLKSLECQSLASRLSIRRHLVRTRVRTINMLCRQIEQFGGRIRNSRKGKDLRLKVEQQIRELFGKASSPLVEQLRSLLDQCEALCAWQEEIDKDLHRLAHEDELCCRLMQIPGVGPICALTFRGAIGEPDRFQNNAAVGCYFGLTPRLHQSGLTSRMGRISKRGNKAARALLVQAGVHFMRASRTDIELHAWASRIEQRRGRGRARVALARKLAVVMLAIWKSGQDYQPKLIEAA, encoded by the coding sequence ATGGCGAAGAGGCTGTGGGCCGGTCTGGACGTAGGCGTCGAGACCACGAGCATTTGCGTCATCAATGACGCTGGCGAGGTCGTGCATGATGCGGTCTGCCCGACCAAGGTGACGGACGTGCACCGGGAGCTGGCTGGACTGAGGCGCCTTCGCTTTGCGAGGGTCAGTCTCGAGGCGGGGGTCGGAACTGCCCTGGCCCGTGGGCTGCGGAATTTTGGCTATTCGGTGGACATCTACGAAACACGGCAGCTCAGCAAGTTTCTGAGAGTTCGGCAGAACAAGACCGACGCCGGCGATGCCAACGGAATTGCTCAGGCCGGAAGACTTGGTACGCGGATTGTATCCAAGGTCTATCTCAAGAGCCTCGAATGCCAATCCTTGGCGTCGCGACTTTCGATCCGGCGGCATTTGGTGCGGACACGGGTCAGGACCATCAACATGCTCTGCCGCCAGATCGAACAGTTCGGCGGCCGCATTCGAAACTCACGCAAAGGGAAGGACTTGCGCTTGAAGGTTGAGCAGCAGATCCGGGAACTGTTCGGCAAAGCCTCAAGCCCTCTCGTTGAGCAACTTCGATCGCTTCTTGACCAGTGCGAGGCTCTGTGCGCCTGGCAGGAGGAGATCGACAAAGATCTCCACCGGCTCGCTCACGAAGATGAGCTTTGCTGCCGCCTCATGCAGATTCCGGGCGTCGGTCCGATCTGCGCCCTTACGTTCCGCGGTGCGATCGGAGAACCGGACCGGTTTCAGAACAATGCGGCAGTGGGCTGCTATTTCGGCCTGACCCCTCGATTGCATCAATCCGGCCTCACGTCTCGAATGGGGCGGATCTCGAAAAGGGGGAATAAGGCGGCACGCGCGCTTCTCGTGCAGGCGGGCGTCCACTTCATGCGGGCTAGTCGGACCGACATCGAGCTGCACGCCTGGGCTTCGCGGATCGAACAGCGGCGAGGGCGAGGTCGGGCCCGGGTCGCCCTTGCGCGGAAACTTGCCGTCGTCATGCTCGCGATCTGGAAGAGCGGCCAAGATTATCAGCCAAAACTAATCGAGGCTGCGTAG
- a CDS encoding toll/interleukin-1 receptor domain-containing protein, producing MTASTSDQEGTCFLSYARSDEHFALRFANDLRSLGASTWMDQLDLRPSQHWDRAIERAIRACSSVIVILSPRSVASENVADEIGLAIDCGKPVIPVMIEPCDLPLRITRMHLIDATRDYQAALTECFASIAEDRGNPKSFSEPARELGGIHEPEVIASATRQLATVVGPIAQILVKKAASEAASVERLYDLLSLHIQVEDERERFMDSAPQRHIPSGNLARSTEAMLAAAKGVQINGDDLERLGKILSSYLGPVGILIARRERKACGSLRDFRQRLATTLRNRRDREEFSRRAELDGASHETAPPMRLALQSGG from the coding sequence ATGACTGCTTCAACTTCAGACCAGGAGGGGACCTGCTTCCTCAGCTACGCGAGATCCGACGAGCATTTCGCGCTGAGGTTCGCAAATGATCTGCGGTCGCTCGGCGCGTCGACTTGGATGGATCAGCTCGACCTCCGGCCGAGCCAGCATTGGGACCGTGCGATTGAGCGAGCCATTCGAGCCTGTTCCTCTGTGATCGTGATCCTTTCGCCCCGCTCCGTCGCGTCAGAAAACGTTGCCGATGAAATCGGCCTGGCCATCGATTGCGGGAAGCCCGTCATTCCCGTGATGATCGAGCCTTGCGATCTACCGCTTCGAATAACGCGCATGCATCTGATCGACGCAACCAGGGATTACCAGGCGGCATTGACGGAGTGTTTCGCCTCGATCGCAGAGGATCGCGGAAACCCAAAGTCATTCAGCGAACCGGCCCGGGAGCTTGGCGGTATCCATGAGCCGGAAGTCATCGCCTCGGCCACCCGTCAGCTTGCAACCGTCGTTGGTCCGATCGCTCAGATTCTCGTCAAAAAAGCCGCTTCAGAAGCAGCGTCGGTTGAGAGACTCTACGACCTGCTTAGCCTACACATCCAAGTTGAGGATGAGCGGGAGCGCTTCATGGACTCAGCGCCGCAACGGCATATCCCAAGCGGAAATTTGGCTCGATCAACGGAAGCTATGTTGGCGGCGGCAAAAGGAGTCCAGATCAACGGCGACGACCTGGAGCGGTTGGGAAAGATCCTGTCTAGCTATCTCGGTCCGGTAGGGATTCTAATCGCGCGAAGAGAACGCAAAGCATGTGGTTCGCTCAGGGATTTCAGGCAGCGACTTGCCACCACGCTGCGAAATAGGCGGGACCGGGAAGAATTTTCCAGGCGAGCCGAACTTGATGGCGCGAGCCACGAGACCGCTCCGCCTATGCGTTTGGCACTCCAAAGTGGCGGTTAG
- a CDS encoding fimbrial biogenesis chaperone: MKTIGYSGKLIFACLIAFADAGPARADLVLSELVVELQPSKHAREDIEVWNNAPDRAFVAVEPREILDAGSPTQRTHQDADPAKLGLLVGPSRMILEPGQRKLVRIATVAGDTDRERVYRVTIKPVVGAIQSEDSGLKLLVGYDVLVLVRPAQPLPNLSAQRNGRTLTFSNTGNVSVEVVEGRQCSADERKCAELPGKRLYPGASWSVELPSDSPAEYRLKSPGHSDRRRF, encoded by the coding sequence GTGAAAACCATCGGTTATTCCGGAAAACTGATCTTCGCCTGCCTCATCGCCTTCGCAGATGCTGGCCCAGCGCGTGCCGACCTGGTGCTTAGCGAACTCGTCGTTGAGCTTCAGCCGAGCAAGCATGCCCGCGAGGACATCGAGGTCTGGAACAACGCCCCGGACCGCGCCTTCGTCGCGGTCGAGCCTCGTGAGATCCTCGATGCGGGCTCGCCGACGCAGCGGACCCACCAGGATGCAGATCCCGCGAAACTCGGCCTGCTGGTCGGCCCGTCGCGCATGATCCTGGAGCCGGGGCAACGCAAACTCGTGCGTATCGCAACTGTCGCCGGCGATACGGATCGGGAGCGGGTGTACCGGGTCACGATCAAGCCGGTGGTCGGGGCCATCCAGTCCGAAGACTCCGGTCTTAAGCTGCTCGTCGGTTACGACGTGCTCGTCCTTGTCCGTCCCGCCCAGCCGCTCCCCAACCTCAGTGCGCAAAGGAACGGGCGAACGCTGACCTTCTCGAATACGGGCAACGTAAGCGTCGAAGTCGTCGAGGGGCGACAATGCAGCGCCGATGAAAGGAAATGCGCTGAATTGCCCGGCAAGCGACTGTATCCGGGCGCATCATGGTCCGTCGAGCTGCCGTCGGACTCGCCCGCCGAATATAGGCTGAAATCACCTGGACATTCCGACCGCAGGCGATTCTAG
- a CDS encoding PRC-barrel domain-containing protein has translation MPRHDWRDDDLMSRDRSPDSGYSDYEDRGRGGFFGGDQRELSMRQRRSGWGDMMRDESSGSRPMRERSRDRSYGPDDERRDIPRDETERLIASNKVEGTPVYDRYGERLGSIHNFMVDKFRGQVVYAVLRYSSGFLGLDDRYIPLDWDDLTFDTRLGGYHVDITEDQLKNSGSWDRNERWSERSRHASGREDERYGTRRQMREAW, from the coding sequence ATGCCTCGTCACGACTGGCGCGACGACGACCTCATGAGCCGCGATCGCAGCCCCGACAGCGGGTACAGCGATTACGAGGACCGCGGTCGCGGCGGATTCTTCGGCGGTGATCAGCGCGAGCTGAGCATGCGCCAGCGCCGCAGCGGCTGGGGCGACATGATGCGGGATGAGAGTTCGGGCAGCCGCCCGATGCGTGAGCGGTCTCGGGATCGCAGCTATGGCCCCGACGACGAACGGCGCGATATCCCGAGAGATGAGACCGAACGCCTGATTGCCTCGAACAAGGTCGAAGGTACCCCGGTTTACGACCGGTACGGTGAACGCCTCGGTTCAATCCACAATTTCATGGTCGACAAGTTCCGCGGCCAGGTCGTCTACGCCGTGCTCCGCTATAGCAGCGGCTTCCTTGGCCTCGACGATCGCTACATTCCACTCGACTGGGACGATCTCACGTTCGACACCCGACTTGGCGGCTATCATGTCGATATTACCGAAGATCAGCTGAAGAACTCCGGCAGCTGGGATCGCAACGAGCGCTGGTCGGAACGATCGCGCCACGCGAGCGGACGCGAGGATGAGCGCTACGGCACTCGACGGCAGATGCGCGAAGCCTGGTAA
- the rfbB gene encoding dTDP-glucose 4,6-dehydratase, with protein MRDLEPRRVLVTGGAGFIGSAFCRRFVSSSQSRVVVADKLTYAGNLLSLASISSHPRYRFERMDIAEADAIAVILREEAIDAVVHLAAETHVDRSIAAPAEFIETNIVGTFRLLQAVLAYWRELGQTARDAFRFHYVSTDEVFGEAGRDEKQVSGNYFPSSPYSASKAAGEHLVRAWHRTYGLPIIVSHASNNYGPYQYPDKLIPLTITNALQGRSIPVYGDGRNERSWLHVDDHARGLQLALARGRNGGTYHFGAAMAQANIVVVRAICAVLDRMNPRGNGRSYEDLITFVPDRPGHDLRYRLDPRRSEEELGWSPAVPFAEGLEETIFWFLENKSWWLPLRADTRTCPIC; from the coding sequence ATGCGAGATCTCGAGCCTCGCCGGGTCCTGGTCACCGGCGGGGCCGGTTTCATTGGATCTGCGTTTTGCCGGCGGTTCGTTTCAAGTAGTCAGAGCCGTGTCGTTGTCGCTGACAAGCTCACCTATGCAGGCAATCTACTTTCGCTTGCCTCCATCAGCAGTCATCCAAGATACCGTTTCGAACGCATGGATATCGCCGAGGCCGACGCCATCGCCGTCATTCTCCGGGAAGAGGCAATCGATGCCGTTGTCCATTTGGCAGCCGAAACCCATGTCGATCGGTCCATTGCTGCGCCGGCAGAGTTTATCGAGACCAATATCGTCGGTACGTTTCGGCTTCTCCAGGCGGTCCTCGCATATTGGCGCGAGCTCGGACAAACGGCCAGAGACGCCTTTCGCTTCCATTATGTCTCGACCGACGAGGTCTTCGGAGAAGCTGGACGCGATGAAAAACAGGTGAGCGGAAACTATTTTCCGTCCTCACCTTACTCGGCTTCAAAGGCGGCGGGCGAGCATCTCGTCAGAGCGTGGCACCGGACCTACGGTCTGCCGATTATCGTCTCTCACGCGTCCAATAATTACGGACCGTATCAGTATCCCGACAAGCTGATTCCCCTGACCATTACAAATGCGCTGCAGGGTCGCTCCATCCCGGTTTATGGCGACGGCCGCAATGAGCGAAGCTGGCTGCATGTCGATGATCATGCGCGCGGTCTTCAACTCGCGCTGGCCCGAGGCCGCAATGGTGGAACCTATCACTTTGGCGCCGCCATGGCGCAGGCCAATATCGTCGTTGTCCGTGCGATCTGCGCAGTGCTGGACCGGATGAACCCCCGCGGTAACGGTAGATCCTACGAGGACCTCATCACGTTCGTGCCGGATAGGCCCGGACATGATCTGCGATACCGCCTGGATCCGAGAAGGTCGGAGGAAGAGCTCGGCTGGTCTCCCGCGGTCCCGTTCGCCGAAGGCCTGGAGGAAACCATTTTCTGGTTCCTCGAGAACAAATCTTGGTGGCTTCCGCTCCGTGCCGATACGCGAACCTGCCCTATTTGCTAG
- a CDS encoding Flp family type IVb pilin, which translates to MFKRFVKLMNDSKGATAIEYGLIAALIAVAAIGAMRGIGTKLNSTFTNVSSNL; encoded by the coding sequence ATGTTCAAGCGCTTTGTCAAGCTGATGAATGACAGCAAGGGTGCAACGGCCATCGAATACGGCCTGATTGCAGCTCTCATCGCCGTTGCGGCGATTGGCGCGATGCGTGGCATCGGCACCAAGCTGAACTCGACCTTCACGAACGTTTCGTCGAACCTCTAA
- a CDS encoding carbonic anhydrase, whose amino-acid sequence MRGYGNLIDGYRRFRANQSRPARQQWQQLVEGQSPRAVIIACCDSRADPAIIFNADPGDIFVVRNVANLAPPFEPNGARDGVSAAIEYGVTQLNVPEIVVMGHEKCGGISAALTGHFRDARAGEGGFIDRWMSQIDESAQAIAQKHGSSPEGHRLLEEAAIRQSMANLRTFPFVAEGEQKRSLVVLGCHFSIRKGELWVFDEAEGSFRPA is encoded by the coding sequence GTGCGCGGCTATGGTAACCTCATCGACGGCTATCGGCGATTTCGAGCAAATCAGTCCCGCCCCGCGCGCCAGCAATGGCAGCAACTAGTCGAGGGGCAATCCCCTCGTGCCGTCATCATCGCGTGTTGCGACAGTCGTGCCGATCCCGCGATCATTTTCAATGCCGACCCAGGCGACATCTTCGTCGTTCGGAACGTCGCCAATCTTGCGCCTCCTTTCGAACCGAACGGAGCGCGCGACGGAGTCTCCGCAGCCATCGAATATGGCGTGACCCAGCTGAATGTTCCCGAGATCGTGGTCATGGGTCACGAGAAGTGCGGCGGCATATCTGCCGCCCTGACCGGCCATTTCCGCGATGCTCGGGCCGGTGAAGGCGGATTCATCGATCGCTGGATGAGCCAGATCGACGAGAGTGCGCAGGCTATCGCTCAGAAGCACGGCTCGAGCCCCGAAGGGCACCGGCTGCTTGAGGAAGCGGCGATCCGCCAGAGCATGGCGAACCTCAGAACATTTCCGTTCGTCGCGGAAGGCGAACAGAAGCGATCGTTGGTTGTGCTCGGCTGTCACTTTTCCATCCGGAAAGGGGAATTGTGGGTATTCGACGAGGCCGAAGGAAGTTTCCGCCCCGCGTAG
- a CDS encoding carbonic anhydrase, whose translation MTRRAMPVAIGLTMVTAAFVPASAEQHHHWSYSGEGGPSHWAELDTKNAACGEGKSQSPVNIRIQDVRRTQLPKLMFNYRTTSLHIIDNGHSVQINVEPGSVLKVGDMSYQLLQLHFHHPSEELINGKRSEMVAHLVHRGTEGKLAVVAVLLRAGQPNSTVEALWNHLPKQKEREAYFKDVLINPAGLLPMDRSYFTYTGSLTTPPCSEGVRWLVLRSPSTLSKHEIAVFSKLYPNDARPVQKLNGRQVLGTK comes from the coding sequence ATGACGAGACGGGCAATGCCGGTCGCTATAGGGCTCACCATGGTCACTGCGGCGTTTGTGCCGGCAAGCGCAGAGCAGCACCATCATTGGTCGTATTCGGGTGAGGGCGGCCCATCGCATTGGGCGGAGCTGGACACGAAGAACGCCGCCTGCGGCGAAGGGAAGAGCCAATCACCAGTGAATATCCGGATCCAGGACGTTCGGCGCACCCAGTTGCCCAAGCTGATGTTCAACTATCGGACGACGTCGCTCCACATCATCGACAACGGACATAGTGTTCAAATCAATGTTGAGCCCGGCAGCGTCCTGAAGGTGGGCGATATGAGCTACCAGCTCCTCCAGCTCCATTTCCACCACCCGAGCGAGGAACTGATCAACGGCAAGCGTTCGGAGATGGTCGCTCATCTCGTGCATCGCGGTACCGAGGGCAAGCTTGCCGTCGTCGCCGTGCTCTTGCGGGCAGGCCAACCGAACTCCACCGTGGAAGCGCTGTGGAACCACCTGCCAAAACAGAAGGAGCGCGAAGCTTACTTCAAGGATGTTCTCATCAACCCGGCAGGGCTACTTCCGATGGATCGCAGCTACTTCACATACACAGGGTCCCTAACGACTCCGCCCTGTTCGGAGGGTGTGCGCTGGCTCGTCCTGAGGTCGCCTTCGACCCTGTCGAAGCACGAGATCGCCGTTTTCTCGAAGCTCTATCCGAACGACGCTCGTCCAGTTCAGAAGCTGAACGGTCGCCAGGTCCTCGGAACTAAGTAA
- a CDS encoding winged helix DNA-binding protein: MNSVSLHPMVSTRASKDITAPIYNGAAAHCEAPLDTSYRRIHGIRRYLAARAGRGRFFNPRLFADPAWDMLLELYVASLAQRRLQVSRLSERSGVPMTTALRWINALERDGLLQRESDVHDSRLVLLSLTEKGRHSMDNYFAELPVEGGLL, from the coding sequence ATGAACAGCGTCAGCCTCCATCCGATGGTCAGCACGAGAGCCTCCAAAGACATCACTGCCCCCATCTACAACGGGGCCGCGGCGCACTGCGAGGCGCCGCTCGATACGTCCTATCGCCGCATCCATGGCATCCGCCGCTATCTCGCCGCTCGGGCGGGCCGCGGCCGCTTCTTCAACCCGCGCCTTTTCGCCGATCCCGCCTGGGACATGCTGCTCGAGCTCTACGTCGCCTCGCTGGCCCAGCGCCGGCTGCAGGTTTCTCGCCTCAGCGAGCGCTCGGGCGTGCCAATGACGACCGCTCTCCGCTGGATCAATGCGCTGGAACGCGACGGTCTCCTCCAGCGCGAGTCCGATGTGCACGATTCACGGCTCGTGCTCCTCTCGCTCACCGAGAAGGGCCGCCACTCGATGGACAATTATTTCGCCGAACTGCCAGTCGAAGGCGGGTTGCTCTAG
- a CDS encoding Flp family type IVb pilin: protein MFKRFAKLMNDSTGATAIEYGLIAALIAVAAIGAMRSVGTKLNGTFTNVEQNL from the coding sequence ATGTTCAAGCGCTTTGCCAAGCTTATGAACGACAGCACGGGTGCGACGGCCATCGAATATGGCCTGATCGCTGCCCTGATCGCAGTTGCGGCCATTGGTGCGATGCGTAGCGTCGGCACGAAGCTCAACGGCACCTTCACGAACGTCGAGCAGAACCTCTAG